Below is a window of Bos indicus isolate NIAB-ARS_2022 breed Sahiwal x Tharparkar chromosome 19, NIAB-ARS_B.indTharparkar_mat_pri_1.0, whole genome shotgun sequence DNA.
TGTCCACTTTAATATACTAGTTTACCTAATAGTACCTAGAGCGGTAATCCAAAGAGAGGAAATTCAACCAATTTTTACAAAGGCACTGATTATGATTAAAATATGTGTCACTCATATCCTGCCAATAAGCGCTAGAGTCTGATTCTGGCCAATTAACTACTTTTTACTAGCTTTATGAATTAAAATCTGAGCATATTTCActcacatttaatattttaaaaatctgagtacTTAAAATTTCAAGGATGAAAAACTGACAGGGAAAGAGCACACAATATTCACAAGTATTTAAgtggaaatattttttactttagatttttttttataatttactttattatttatttttatttattatttatttataatttattatttattattaaatttataatttactttaaaatatttttactttagaaGGTTCTAGAACAGTAATGTTGATAGAACCACAATGTACGAGTGTGAAAGTAAGAATGTACGTGCAAAGAGAGAGAACTCCGAAGTAAACTTAAGACTGTACCTTAGTAGTTTCTGGAAACCTTTTATGTATTCTGGGACAGGACATCCAGCCTGCTGGATAACATTGGCAACACTGAAAAACGTACCAGTAAACATAAATTTGTATCTTGTCAAACTGTTGTTTATGTACTTAAACGCTCTGTACAACAGAAGAGGAACTAAGACTATACAAACAAGAAACTAATCCAGTCAAGTGTTCTGATCAATTATTACCAGAAGCAATCACATTGGACTACTGAGAGAAGAGTCTGCTGGACTGCAATCAAGGTACTGCTGAATAATTTTAGCTAGCAACCGCTTCTACTCAACATGCATCAAGCCCTAACCAGCACAGCCCAGTGCTGAATGAAAACGCTAAAGTCAGAGTCACACTTAAATTTATTAAATCATAGGGCTTGGCTGACTTGAGCTTCTCATGTACAGTCACTTATTCAATGTACAGTCATTTAGAAGCTTTTGTAGTAAGTatcatcattatccccatttcccagatggaaaagaaaactgaggtgcaCACAATGATATGGGGGGCGGTCATCAGAGTCACATGCTTAGAGCTGCTGAGGAGAACTCAGGTGCATCAAGGCTGCTGGAATACAGTCCCCTACGTATCACACGAGTCTGCTCACGATAAAACCAAGGTTGACAGAGCCAAGGCTCAGAAGGCACAAATCAAAATCTGTGCCACAACTGAGAAACAGGTCAATGTATAAACCACCTCCATCCACAGCTTGATTTGTTAGAAATATGAACTGCTGTCAGTTATCATCAGCCTAACATTACTGTAGGCAGCCCAAGTGTAGGAAATACAACTCAGCTTTTACATTAACATCTAGGATGATGGACTAAATTAAGATGAGATTCTAAAAATGTATCCATCATATGTTACCCAGGCCTCAAGGAGCTACAACtgaataatactggagtgtgttactaAAGCAGTTTTTCCTCTATGACAAGTGACCTGGGACTAAAGATAAACTCCATCTGCCCCTAAAAGTAATGGGAAGAATGTACCATGCTAAGAGATCATTTTGACTAGGCTGTAACATAAAGAGATTCAGGGATTAACTTTAACTATTCACTAATCCAAAAACCTTAATATTACCTTGTGATTAATATCAAGTGATGTTATTGGAAGAATTCTTTGAGTATGAAACTTAAATGAATATTCTCTTGTGAATACTTCCAAAATCTAACAACGGAAGAACAAAAACGAAGCCTTTTGATCGTTTTTCTTTCATGGCTAACATTTGGTTGACTAATATCATAAAAGAATTTGGGACATAGCCATTTTGTAATTATCCATCAATTGTGTATAAGAATAAAGAACTAATTTTGCCAACTTAATGCTAAGCTATTTCTCCTAATTTACCTTCTTAATAATGGTTTATCATCTTCAGTGAAAAATGTAACAGCTTTTCCTTTATGCCCAGCTCTTCCAGTTCGACCTAAGAGAAAtcagatcattaaaaaaaaaaaaaaacaactcattttTGAAGGGAATGGGACCTTCAAGATTCACATATACAAGTCACTGGATTTTTACAGTACTGAAAAAATGAACATGCTGAAGGGACTCTGGTAGACGTGCTAAGACAGATGAGTGGGGGTGGGCACGTGACTCACCTATCCTGTGAATATATTCCACTGAGCTGGTTGGAAAGTCATAGTTGATAACCAAGTTCACACCTTTAAAATCGATCCCTCTGGCTAGCAAGGCTGTACAAATAAGAACCCAGATTTTTCCTGCTCTGAAGCTGTGGACTGTGTTATCTCTCTGGTTAAGAGAACATACGAGAGATGTTTTAGCACCACTCTGGGAATGGAAAACAAGTGCTTCATAAATGCCAGTACTTAGTTCTTTGTTGCTTTGAAAGTTTACATTTGACTTTACCTGTTGCTGTGTTCTGTCTGCATGAATAACATCCACGTTAATACCTTCATATATGAGCTCATGAAAAAGTTCTTTAGCCCTTTCAAtggactgaacaaaaacaagaacaggtGGATTGAAACCCTAAAAGAAAGCACACATAACCCATAATTAAGAATATAACTGCATCATTTCATAAGATTTTAATTCAATTTAGAAATTGCCAAATTTCTCAGACCTGTGGTCTAAGCCTGCCTCCATCTTCCTCAGCATGCATTCTCCACAATGGGCTTTTCCTACTTCCCTTCAACAGTACTCTCCATTTTGCCCATCCCCAAAATCTTGTCTAATTAATCCCCCTTCACCTGTCTACAGCAATGGATGTCTACTCCTTGAAATAAACACGTTTGCTTCTGTGCCTCAGAACATTTTTGTTCCTTCTTAAAATGTAGTAATTATCACTTTAATCCATTATTTATCCTAACTGTGGGTATTCCAAAAAGCTTAGTTCCTGGTTCTCAGTTCTCTCAAAATTATCTTATCAAGTTAGACAAAATTTAAGTTATAACTACCAGCTCTAAgcaaatgatttttacattttgtattaTCAAACCCTGATTCTCTCTCAAACCAGCTTTCTATATTTTCAACTGTCAGCATTAGGACTTGACCTTGTAATTATGGTCCATACATCCTTTCAGAATCTAATGCGAGATATGAAGCTGTCTAATAGGTAGTCAGACATTCACACAATTTCAGAAGGTTCACAAAACAAATTCATGCATGGCTAAAAATCCCTGGAGTATAATCCTATGTGAATATCTGTCAAAACCTTCTATTTCCTATTGCCAAGTGACATCAATAACTAACAAATAGCACaatgtgccaagcactattctAAGTACTATATTTGTATCAATTCAGtcataaaacaaaaaaccccactcCAGTGGGCCCTACTCATGTAAGGCCCCAGTTCTACATGGAAGCAGCAGAGTGGTGGGGGGAgatttatatatacatgcatactcttgttttattgcacttGGCAGGTTTTTCATAAAtcaaaggtttgtggcaaccctatgTTCGAGCAAGTCTATCGACACCATTTTTCTCCCAGCACCATTTGCCTACTTCTTGTCTCTGTagcacattttggtaattcttacaatatttcaaactttttcacaaTTATTATATTTGCCACGGTGAGCCGTGATCAGTCCTCTTGGATGTTACTAATATAACACACTGAAGGTGATGGTTACCAAGTTTAGCAATaaggtatttttaattaaggtgtgTACATTGTTTTTTTGACATAATGCCACTGCACACTTGACTACAGCATATATAAATGCAACTTTCCTACGCACTGGAAAATCCCCAAAATTCCTGTGACTCACTTAATTGTGACACTGGCTTtactgtggtggtctggaactgaacccccAGTATTTCTGAGGTCTGCCAgttcacagatgtggaaaaagGAGGCTTTGGGGGCATCAACTATGTCTTTTCCTAGCCTTCCCTGCGCTGGGGACAGAAAACTTAACTTTATTCTCAGAGGTGAGCCTCTCCACTTGGGACAAGTTGCTCCAATGTGCTTCTTACTGATTTGCCACTGGATTACTAAACacgacggagaaggcgatggcaccccactctagtacttttgcctgaaaaatcccatggacagaggagcctggtaggctgcagtccatggggtcactagagtcggacacagctgaagcgacttagcatgcaggcatgcattggagaaggaaatggcaacccactccagtgttcttgcctggagaatcccagggatgggggagcctggtgggctgccgtctatggggtcgcacagagtcggacacgactgaagtgacttagcagcagcagcagtactaaaCACGACGCAGGAAAACGTGCTCAGCCTCCCGTCAGTAATACAAGGCTTGGTGAGCttcatcaaaatttgaaaatgcaGCCCAAATTTACCTTTTTAACAAGTTCTCTCATGGCCAGTAGTTTTCCAGTCTCTGAACCAACAAAGAGAAGCTCTTGTTCTACCGTCTCTACTGCAGAAttcctgagaaagaaaacataTCTTACAGTGTGACAGCCAATCTTTGTTTTTCcccataaattttaaataaatgaaaaaatttacaCATACCTCCAACAGAATGATTTTTTCCATTATCAATATAAGTACctaattatttatgttttaaagacAAAGTTTTTTGAAATTTACTTTTACCTAgagaataactgctttacaatgttgtgttggtttctgccatttaaCAACGTGAATCAGTCGTAAGtgtatgtatgtcccctccctcttgagcctctctccctgtCCTACGCCTCTCAGTTGTCacagagctccctgtgttataccaaggtttttaaattttagttcaagtacagctgatttacaatgttgcattagtctctggtgattcagttatacacacacacactttttcaaactcttttccattacaggtaaTTATACGTGGTTTATGTATTTTACCTTTAgaagtttgcatctgctaaccccaaactcctgctTTATCCCTCCCCCCTCATTCCCTCTTTGGTAttcctaagtttgttttctatgtccatgagtctgcttgttttgtaaagaagttcacctgtatcatttttagattctacacatatTGTACAATATCACATTTGACTCTACTGTCTTCACTtcgtatgatcatctctaggtccatcgcgttgctgcaaatggcatcggtgagtcggacgcgactgcagcgactcagcagcagcggcagcattcCACTGTGTATGTACATATCACATCTTGACCCGCTTACCTGTCAgtagacatttaggctgtttccacatcttagctgttataaatagtgctgctatgaacactggggtgcatgtatcttttcaaattagtttcctctggatatatgcccaggaataagACTGATgtatcatatggcaactctatttttaattttttaaggcatctccatactgttctccatagtggctgcaacaacttatattcccaccaacagtgtgggagggttccctttcctctacactctctctagcatttattctttgtagccCTTctgacgatggccattctgactggtatgacgTGGTGcctcattgcagttttcagttgcatttctctaataattagtgatatcgagcatcttctcatgtgcctattggccatctggatgccttcttcagagaaatgtctatttaagtctttaaatgttctcttctgattataaaaatgttatttcaattaaaaaaagacataaacaaTAAGTTGCCCACAATTCTACCATTTTACgataaattttgatattttgttgtgTTCTAgtcatatattttcatgtttccaatctttcaaaatctttctaaaagtaaaattaatgggTAAAATCAGAACATTTTAAAGGTTGCTTCATATGgctaaatttttttcataatgatAGCAAAGGTTTATTTACAGACAGATAGTTGGAGTAAGGTGTCTCAAGGCTTTAGTAACACTCTATAAGCCACTGTAATATACTATGTATAAATACTTTTTCCACTCTGTTATCTCCTTTCATAATTATATTTATGGTGAATctgttctatttctctttttatacaCAGGAGTTTTAAGTTGGAAGTAGCTAggatattctttattatttcatttggctTTTTACTTAACACAGTATTACAAGCACTTTTTCATACAGCCACAATCTTCACTTTTACTACTTCATTTCCATTCTCCTGGCAACAAAACTGGAGTACAtgttcattcccttctccagggaatcttcccaacccagcaattgaacacaggtctcctgcactgcaggcagattctttgctgtctgagccaccagggaagctccatactACTTCATGGGTTGCACTACAGTGTATCAAGGGGAAGTATTATAATTTCATAAAACTTTTTCCCTACCAATTAGCATAAATGCaccccaaaatatttttaaaaaggaattataaATCAAGTGGCTCAGTAACATCAGCTTCCTTCTCTCAGCCCTACTGAGTTAAGCCATCAAAGAGATTAAATCCTCTGGGTGGCCACAGAGCTCATGGTCATACTTTATGGAAGGGAAAAATCAACTAAACGCACGATGACAGTAATATCTACATGACAATATGAGAATGTCCCTTTAGATTATTCTAACACAGAATATCCTTAATCAATCTTGACTTTAAAGAATATGTTTCTTTCAGTAAAACTCTTTTTATTAATCTTAGGCCACACAACCTGTCTCTTTTAGTCTAAAATAATGACTTGTGTGGTTTTTTTAATCAGTGGGATAACGTGGAAGAATTACCTTGCTCCAACGGATACAGTAATGACACTGTCCAAGTTCAGTCTGCACCACTGTTCAACGTCATAGGCAAACGTTGCACTGAACATAGCTCTCTTCACCTTGTGGGATGTACAGGCCAAGAAAATGGAAGCCAGCTGGTCTCTGAACCCAGTTTTGCCATCTTCAAACAGTTTATCTGATTCATCTACTACCAGCCATTCAACactaagaaacaacaacaaaaaacatttgtAGCTTACTGAACTGAAAGATCCAAGACACGTCACTAAACTGTGGGAACACATAAAGAAGTCAAACCACAATGACGCTTCTCAGATCTACATATTGTACCAGAAAAAGGTACAAGAAGAATAAGcaataaaaaggtaaaacaagATCAACATAAATTAATGTACCTATTCCATTAGACCCCAAGGATATGAAGCTCCACTGGCAATGTCAGAACCTCAGATAAACGTTAGGAACTCCATCACCACTGCTGAAAGATGTGAAAAATTTCTAGGGAAACTGTACTAATTGCTTATCAGAATCTGTTAACTTTATTTCAGGCCAGATATTTCTCAGCACCAACACTGACTGAAAGCTGGCAGATAGCAAGCTCCAAAGGGCAATACTACAAGTATTATATTATAGTTGAGGACAAAATATAATCAacttaatgaaaaacaaacataaaagacATTATTAAAGTAATGTACCTCGTTAGGTCTATTCCTGGAGGATCTTGTTTTAATAAATAGATTAGTCGATTTGGAGTAGTCACAAGGATATCTGTAAGGAAAAACAAATGGTACAAATTGCAAAACATTCATCCCTCTTGAACTAGGGGATTAAGCCCCCTGCATTTCAGTTAATAACCTCAAGTGGGGAGAAGTACTGATACGCACTATACCAATAACACAACAAACTAATGTAcgtatttttttaatccatcataGCACAAACTACTAAATCCTTACTCTCCTTTTATTTGActtgcatggatcacaataaactgtggaaaattctgaaagagatgggaataccacaccacctgacctgactcttgagaaacctgtatgcagctcaggaagcaacagttagaactggacatggaacaacagactcgttccacataggaaaaggagtacgtcaaggctgtatattgtcaccctgcttattcaacttatatgcagagtatatcatgagaaacactgggctggaggaagcacaagctggaatcaagattgccgggagaaatatcaataacttaggatatgcagatgacaccacccctatggcagaaagtgaagaactaaagggcctcttgaggaaagtgaaagaggagagtgaaaaagttggcttaaagctcaacattcagaaaacgaagatcatggcatctggtcccatcacttcatggcaaatagatggggaaacagtggaaacagtggctgactttattttttgggctccaaaatcactgcagatggtgattgcagccatgaaattaaaagacacttattccttggaaggaaagttatgaccaacctagaaagcatattaaaaagcagagacattagtttgccaacaaaggtctgtttagtcaaggctatggtttgtccagtagtaatgtatggatatgagagttggactgtgaagaaagctgagtgccgaagaatggatgcttttgaactgtggtgttggagaagactcttgagagtcccctggactgcaaggaaatccaaccagtccatcctaaaggacatcagtcctgggtgttcgttggaaggactgatgttgaagcccaaactccaatactttggccacctgatgtgaagagctgactcatttgaaaagaccctgatgctgggaaagattgagggcaggaatagaaggggatgacagaggatgagatggttggatggcatcaccaactcaatggacatgagtttgggtacactccgggagttggtgatggacagggaggcctggcgtgctgcggttcatggggtcgcaaagagttggacacaactgagcgactaaactgaacttggCCTctaagaggcaagaatataatcaTCCCACAGTCTGCTTTTCAAACATTCGTTTGTTTTTCAGGAAAATACTTTCCTTAAATGGAACTTTATTCAGAAGTTCAAGATAAAAGCCAAGTAAAAGAGTTTCTCTGGTGGATGTTAAGAGTAGGGATGTAAGCCAGTCTTATCTGCAGAATACTTCCATGGCAGGTTAACAACCAATAGAATAAAGCAGGGATCATCAGTCTCAGTACTACAGACATTTTGGTTCAGACAACTTGCTGTAGGAGGCTGTTCTGTGCACTGCAGAATGTGTAATAGTATCTCTGGCTTCTATCCCTCTAATAGTAGCACCTCTCCCCGGCTGTCACAAAATATCTCCATATATTGCCAAATATCCCTGGGGTGGAGGGTGAGGTGGAGAACCCCtggtatatatttatgtaactaCTGGGTGAAAGGAgatttctttcagcttttctaAAAATCGAACTAACTACACTTTAAGAATTTTTAGGTGGCAATTAGGATATTTGAAATTTCCAAATCCCTTACACTTCAagcatgaactgaactgaatttacagCTTCCATCCTCttgaatgcatgctcagttgtgtcaggccctgtgaccccatggagcctgccaggctcctctgtccatggaattttcagacaagaatactggagtcagttgccatttcctcctccaggggatcttccccaccgagggattgaacccgagtctcttgcactggcaggtggactctttaccatttgtgcTACCTAGCAATCCCTTACCAAATTTCTTAGATGATTTAGGTCCAAATTTCTTGGCTGCAACTGCTGCTTTGTGGATCATGTGTATCCTGAATCCTGTTCCCTCAGACAGTTTTACTAACTCTCGGTGAatctaaaacagaaatgataaaaaCATCAGCTGCTGAAATACTTGGATAAGATGTACAGTCActtttttagtatttataaaatagatctaGTATCAATCCGTGAATACCTGAAATTAAGCTTATGATAATCTGTAGATTAACTTGGAATCTTGGCATTTTGGAACATCAATGCCAAATAAGATTCAGTAGTTTCTTCAGGTCTAGTAAACCAGTTCcaagagataaaatcaaaactcttcaactctgtattatttttaagaataaagtaCCATTTCAAAACTATTTCATACTTGGCATGTTTACATTAAGCACACGGGGAGAGTCGAATGGATCACAGTATAGTTTTACTTTCTCAAAAACTGAGATGAGGTTTCCTTTTTTCTAAgtgagaaaaaaagttttaaagaggaACTATATATTACAGACCACATCCCACTActgtctgtggctcagacagtaaagaatctgcctgcaatgcagatgacccaggttcaatccctagggaagatctcctggaaaagggactgataacccactccaggattcttgcctggagaatccatggacagaggggcctggcgggctacagtccatggacttgcagagttggactcaactaagcaactaacacacatatgtTACAGTAGCCTTCCAACTACAAGGATCTTAGAGCATATACCACAGTATAAATGCTAAGATcatcatattttagaaaattataagacttTATGCAGTAAGACACTTAGAAGTATGCTTTGTACACAATACTTGACCATGACAAAGACACGGCCCTTCTCTTCTGGACCTTTCTATTACCCTCAAATAAGAAAGATGACTGgcaaacacaaacacatacttTTCAGAAACTACAGGTTATACCTGGCTGGCAAGTTCTCGTGTTGGTGATATAATCAGGGCTCTGAAGCCTTTATTTGTGGGTTGTTTCAGGTGCATTAAAATAGGAATGCTAAAAGCCAAAGTCTTTCCAGATCCAGTAGGAGCAGAAGCCAGAAGTTCTCGACCCTAAAAACAGAGTATATTAAGTATAAGGAAGAGTACATACATTTTTAGTGCCAGTCAAATAATGCTaccagccataaaaataaaattatacacagCAAGTCCAGATACTCACATTCCCATCATTCTTCTAACTTCTCCCATATTTGCTTTTCTAACACCACCCATCTCTGCTACCACCACCCCAACGGAGTTTCTGAGCATTATTACTAAAGTTAATTTGAACTGGGTAAAGAAACAAGATAACTAAAATCCAAAGATAATCCACAACCATATTCCCATTATTTCAATTTTCCTTTTCCCTAATCCTCTTTATCAAAGTTAAATCAGAAAACCAACTTTTGGTCCTGGTATCTGTATTGCTCCATCCTTAcggaaaattttaataaataacagaaggactaaatgtaaaataaaaagtggtGATAACACCAGTGAGAGTCATATATAGGTGACAATCTTCAAAAAGTCACTGTGCTTTTTAAAGCTTTAAGCTAAGGTCACTACAGAAACAAcactttaatgaaaattaaaagcaattttgCTATAATGTCAGTAAAAAACATCCTTCAAATATATTCTGATTTCAgtttcccaaagaaaatgaaaaggattaATACAGATGAGGAGGGAGGGAACTCATACCCTTTGGCTACTACAATTGGGAAGGCCGCCTTGGTTATGTGGGGAGAAAAAGTCAGCTCTCACTACTATAAAAAGAAACCTCAGAAAAACTTAATTTCCAAAAATCTAAGTTAACTCATACCTCTGTTAACAGTGCATAAACAAATCATGGTATACTCATACAAGAGAATACTACTCAGCATTTCATATATCAGTAACAAATTGATACATGCAACATGGAGGAATCTCAAAAAAAGTTCacagagtgaaagaaagaaaccaaaaataaaagaacacataCTGAATGATGCCACTTATATGAATTCTATAATATACGGCAATAAGAAccagaacagggcttccctggtggctagcggtgaagaatccacctggaatgtaggagacgtgggtttgatccctagattgagaagatcccctggaggaggaaatggcaacccaatccagtattcttgtctgagaaatcccgtggacagaggagcctggtgggctacagtctatggggttgcagaatcagacacaactgagagattaaacaacacgaaGAACCAGAAGAGTGCTCACCtctgggtgagggtggggtggggactgaATGGCAAGGGTATGAAACTGCTGAAATTCACTCAACTGTGCACTTAACATCTATGTATTTTTTCGGTACTTAAATATAGCTCAATAATAAAAGGTACTGGgatatgggaattccctggcagtccagtggttaggactctgtgatttcactgctgagggtgtgggtacaatccctggttggggaactaagatcccacaagctgcgcgGCATGGGCAAAATCTTTTAAAGTActggaattaaaaacaaagtcaGGTTATATACAAGAATTCAGCACTTCTGAAATAGTTCTTGGATATTATAAACCAAATCAATGATGGATAAACAGAACATAGTCTCTATGCTCAGAAGATGAACACATTTAGTTAAATGGAAAATGTAAGTGCAGTTAGTGCAAATACATAGTATATAAAGTGTAAGATAAAtgttgcaagaaaaagaaaacat
It encodes the following:
- the DDX52 gene encoding probable ATP-dependent RNA helicase DDX52, whose amino-acid sequence is MDAHDLFRRLGVGAKFDLRRFSADAARFQIGKRKYDFDSSEVLQGLDFFGNKKPVPGDCGALRTHQELPDEEKTEESQIERKKQNRKKKKITSEITSEEVSTIQWISSVEAKIEDKNVKRKNKLTSGKLEQLRKEKLNFFRNKHKIHVQGTDLPDPIATFQQLDQEYKINSRLLQNILDAGFQTPTPIQMQAIPVMLHGRELLASAPTGSGKTLAFSIPILMHLKQPTNKGFRALIISPTRELASQIHRELVKLSEGTGFRIHMIHKAAVAAKKFGPKSSKKFDILVTTPNRLIYLLKQDPPGIDLTSVEWLVVDESDKLFEDGKTGFRDQLASIFLACTSHKVKRAMFSATFAYDVEQWCRLNLDSVITVSVGARNSAVETVEQELLFVGSETGKLLAMRELVKKGFNPPVLVFVQSIERAKELFHELIYEGINVDVIHADRTQQQRDNTVHSFRAGKIWVLICTALLARGIDFKGVNLVINYDFPTSSVEYIHRIGRTGRAGHKGKAVTFFTEDDKPLLRSVANVIQQAGCPVPEYIKGFQKLLSKQKKKMIKKPLERESISTTPKYFLEKAKDKRKKVTGQNKKKVAPEDKS